Genomic DNA from Gemmatimonadales bacterium:
GCTACCGCGCGGATCATGAATGTGGTGTCGCCCGACATCCCGCCCGGCACGGACGCCGTGCAGGTCGCCAAGCTGCCGAGCTGAGCTTCTCCACCCGATAGGATCGATGCGGCGCCGGGGCATGCCCCGGCGCCGCATCGTTTTTCCCGGTTCCTTCCTCGCTTCACGTATCTATATTGCGGGGCGGTAGATCGCGACATCCCCCTGGCGTCACAAGCGGAGATCCCGATGGCGAGACCGAGCGAATGAGCCGGCGCGTGCTGGTGACCGGAGGAGCCGGGTTCATCGGCTCCCACATCGCGGAGGCGTATCTCCGCGACGGGTGGGAGGTCACGGTGCTCGACGACCTGTCGCGTGGTCATGAAAAGAACGTTCCCGCCGGCGTTCGGTTCGTCCGCGCCGACATCCGCTCGCCCGAGGCCCGCCAGCTGCTCGCCGCCGGCGGCTTCGACGTCCTGAACCACCATGCGGCCCAGATCGATGTCCGCGTCTCGGTCGACGATCCCGCGCTGGACGCGGGGATCAACATCGTCGGACTGGTCAATCTGTTGGACGGGGCGGGCGCCGGCAGGGTGAAGCGCGTGGTGTTCGCCAGCAGCGGTGGCGTGGTGTATGGCGACCCCGAGATCATCCCCACACCGGAGACCGCACCCAAGCTGCCGATCTCGCCCTACGGCGTGAGCAAGCTTTCCGGCGAGCACTACCTCCGGACCCTCGGTGCGTTGCGTGGGTTCGAGGCGGTCGCCATGCGCTACGCCAACGTGTTCGGACCCCGGCAGGACCCCAAGTCGGAGGCCGGCGTGGTCTCCATCTTCGTCTCCCGGCTGCTCGAGTCCCGGCCGCTCACCATCTTCGGCGACGGGCTGCAGACCCGCGACTACGTATTCGTGAAGGACGTGGCCCGGGCCAACGTCCTCGCCAGCGGCGCGACCCTGCCTGCCGCCGATGGCCTGGATGCGGCGGCGTTCAACGTGGCCACCTCGATCCAGCGCAACGTGATCGAGCTGGCGGACGCGGTCGGCCAGGTGATGGGCCGGCCCAAGCCTCCCCGGGAGTTCGCGCCTCCGCGTCCGGGCGAGCTCCTGCGCAGCTCGCTCGACATCCGCAAGGCACGCCAGGTCCTCGGATGGACGCCCGAGGTGACCTTCGACGATGGGCTTCGCGAGCTGATCGCGTGGTTCGGAAAGGAGGCCAGGTGACGCTGCAGGGGGGAGGCGCCGTTCCGGGTTCGGCGGTCGAGCTGGTGCTCACCGCCAGCGTCGAAACCAAGGTCGTTCTCTGCATCACCGCCGTCTTCTCGCTGGTCTCGTGGTTCATCATCGTGTTCAAGTGGTGGCAGTTTCGGAAGCTGAACCGGCAGGCGGACCGGTTCTTCGCCGAGATGGAGCGGACCACCCGGCTGCAGGAGGCCTATCACGCGGTGATGAAGCAGCCGCCGTCGCCCTACAATCGCCTGTTTCGGGAGGCCATCACCTTCTATTCGGAGCTGCGCCCCGGCGTGTTGCGGGAGGAGCGCGGCGCCGATCGGAGCACCCTCACGCCGACCCAGCTCGAGGCGCTGAAGATGGTGCTGGGGAAGGAGGTCGCGGCCGAGCGGGATGTGCTGGGACACTACATCCCCTGGCTCGCCACCATCGGCTCGGTGAGCCCCCTGCTGGGCCTGCTCGGCACCACCCTCGGCATCATCGCGGCGTTCACCGGTATCGCTACCAAGGGATCGGGCAATCTGGCCGCCGTGGCGCCAGGCGTGGCCGAAGCGCTGGTGGCCACGTTCGCCGGACTCGCGGCGGCCATCCCGGCGGTGATCGCGTACAATCTCTACGTCAACCGGGTGCGGCTCTTCGCCGGCGAGCTCGAAGGCTTCGCCAACGAGCTCGTCGGCACCATGGCCCGGGAGGGGCTGCTCTAGATGGCGGGGCTCGGGGGCGGGTTGGGCAGCCAGCGGGGCGAGCTGCCACTCATGGCGGACGTGAACGTCACCTCCTTGGTCGACGTAATGCTCGTGCTCCTCATCATCTTCATGATCACGGCACCGATGATGCAGGGCGGCGTCGATGTCGAGCTGCCCAAGGCAGAGGCCCGGCCGCTCTCCCCCAAGGAAGGCATGGTGGTGTCGGTCAACCGTGACGGGCGCATCTTCGTGGACCAGACGCCGGTCTCCTTCAATGATTTTCGGGTGACGTTCCGTTCCCTCGTGACCACCAGAAAGCCGACCGGGGTGTACCTCCAGGCGGACACTCGTGTCCCCTACGGACAGGTGGTCCGGGTCCTGGCGATCATCCGGAACGCCGGCATCCAGAATGTGGGACTGGTCGCGGCGGAGGAATCGTCCCCGTGAACCTCCGTACCGACCGTGGGCGCCCGCCCGGCACTGCGGCGGGCATGGTCGGGACGATCGTGGTCCACGCGGCCGCGGCGGGCTTCCTCTTCAGCCAGGTGGGATCGTCCACCCCGACGCCGCCGGCGTACGCGGTCGAGCTGGTG
This window encodes:
- a CDS encoding ExbD/TolR family protein, with product MAGLGGGLGSQRGELPLMADVNVTSLVDVMLVLLIIFMITAPMMQGGVDVELPKAEARPLSPKEGMVVSVNRDGRIFVDQTPVSFNDFRVTFRSLVTTRKPTGVYLQADTRVPYGQVVRVLAIIRNAGIQNVGLVAAEESSP
- a CDS encoding NAD-dependent epimerase/dehydratase family protein translates to MSRRVLVTGGAGFIGSHIAEAYLRDGWEVTVLDDLSRGHEKNVPAGVRFVRADIRSPEARQLLAAGGFDVLNHHAAQIDVRVSVDDPALDAGINIVGLVNLLDGAGAGRVKRVVFASSGGVVYGDPEIIPTPETAPKLPISPYGVSKLSGEHYLRTLGALRGFEAVAMRYANVFGPRQDPKSEAGVVSIFVSRLLESRPLTIFGDGLQTRDYVFVKDVARANVLASGATLPAADGLDAAAFNVATSIQRNVIELADAVGQVMGRPKPPREFAPPRPGELLRSSLDIRKARQVLGWTPEVTFDDGLRELIAWFGKEAR
- a CDS encoding MotA/TolQ/ExbB proton channel family protein encodes the protein MTLQGGGAVPGSAVELVLTASVETKVVLCITAVFSLVSWFIIVFKWWQFRKLNRQADRFFAEMERTTRLQEAYHAVMKQPPSPYNRLFREAITFYSELRPGVLREERGADRSTLTPTQLEALKMVLGKEVAAERDVLGHYIPWLATIGSVSPLLGLLGTTLGIIAAFTGIATKGSGNLAAVAPGVAEALVATFAGLAAAIPAVIAYNLYVNRVRLFAGELEGFANELVGTMAREGLL